One Panicum virgatum strain AP13 chromosome 9K, P.virgatum_v5, whole genome shotgun sequence genomic region harbors:
- the LOC120651390 gene encoding cytochrome P450 89A2-like, producing MELTWLLLAALLLPLSFLLLFSHSKNMGKASHRLPPGPAVVPVLGNLLWLRHHGVDILRAMRRLHARHGPLLTLRMGSRLEVTVSDRGLAHAALVERGAALADRPGFASRDLLGLNAATISTSSYGPLWRLFRRNFVAEVAHPARLRLFAPARVAVLAELTDKLRLREEGGGGDQGTIVATFQYAMFRLLVAMCFGEQLGERAVRDIAAAQRDLLLYSSTKARIFAFLPAVTARLFRGRLRAMFAMRQRLKDMYMPLIEARRERKKLGLGAVPPPEPQDKTTTTLPHSYVDTLLDIQLADDGGRALTDDEMIALCSEFLNGGTDTTSTALQWIMAELVKNPAIQEKLHDEIKSTMATTGSDHISEEDVHKMPYLKAVVLEGLRRHPPGHMLLPHAPAEDMELGGYVIPKGTMVNFLVADMGMDERAWERPTEFAPERFMPGGDGEGVDITGTREIRMMPFGAGRRICPGLNVATLHLEYFVANLVRAFEWRSAEGQEVDVDGEKAEFTIVMAKPLQARIVPRVAA from the coding sequence ATGGAGCTCACGTGGCTTCTGCTCGCtgctctcctccttcctctctccttccttctgcTGTTCTCGCACTCCAAGAACATGGGCAAAGCCAGCCACCGCCTGCCGCCGGGGCCTGCCGTCGTGCCGGTGCTCGGCAACCTGCTGTGGCTGAGGCACCATGGGGTCGACATCCTGCGCGCCatgcgccgcctccacgcgcgcCACGGCCCGCTGCTCACGCTCCGCATGGGCTCCCGCCTCGAGGTCACCGTCTCCGACCGCGGCCTCGCGCACGCCGCGCTCGTCGAGCGCGGCGCCGCGCTGGCCGACCGCCCCGGGTTCGCGTCGAGGGACCTCCTGGGGCTCAACGCCGCCACCATCTCCACCTCCAGCTACGGCCCGCTGTGGCGCCTGTTCCGGCGCAACTTCGTGGCCGAGGTCGCGCACCCGGCGCGGCTCCGGCTGTTCGCGCCGGCGCGGGTGGCGGTGCTCGCCGAGCTCACGGACAAGCTGCGCCTcagggaggagggcggcggcggcgaccaaggCACCATCGTGGCAACGTTCCAGTACGCCATGTTCCGCCTCCTCGTGGCCATGTGCTTCGGGGAGCAGCTCGGCGAGCGCGCCGTGCGCGAcatcgccgccgcgcagcgCGACCTGCTGCTCTACTCCTCCACCAAGGCCCGAATCTTCGCCTTCCTGCCGGCCGTCACGGCGCGCCTCTTCCGCGGCCGCCTGCGGGCCATGTTCGCCATGCGCCAGCGGCTCAAGGACATGTACATGCCACTGATCGAGGCGCGCAGGGAGCGCAAGAAGCTCGGACTCGGAGCCGTGCCGCCGCCTGAGCCGCAGGACAAGACAACGACGACGCTGCCGCACTCTTACGTCGACACGCTTCTGGACATCCAGCTGGCCGACGACGGTGGGCGCGCGCTGACCGACGACGAGATGATCGCGCTGTGCTCGGAGTTCCTCAACGGCGGCACGGACACCACGTCCACGGCGCTGCAGTGGATCATGGCTGAGCTCGTCAAGAACCCGGCCATCCAGGAAAAGCTCCACGACGAGATCAAATCAACGATGGCCACCACCGGCTCGGATCACATCTCCGAGGAGGACGTGCACAAGATGCCGTACCTGAAGGCGGTGGTGCTGGAAGGCCTCCGGCGCCACCCGCCGGGGCACATGCTGCTGCCGCACGCGCCGGCGGAGGACATGGAGCTGGGCGGGTACGTCATCCCCAAGGGCACGATGGTGAACTTCTTGGTGGCGGACATGGGCATGGACGAGCGGGCGTGGGAGCGGCCGACGGAGTTCGCGCCGGAGAGGTTCATgccgggcggcgacggcgaaggcGTCGACATCACGGGCACGCGGGAGATCAGGATGATGCCGTTCGGGGCCGGCCGGAGGATCTGCCCCGGCCTCAACGTCGCAACGCTTCACCTCGAGTACTTCGTGGCGAACCTGGTGCGTGCGTTCGAGTGGCGAAGCGCGGAGGGGCAGGAGGTGGACGTCGACGGCGAGAAGGCCGAGTTCACCATCGTCATGGCCAAGCCGCTCCAGGCGCGCATCGTGCCCAGAGTAGCTGCTTGA